The stretch of DNA ACATACGGAGCAAAGGCTGCCATGGCATTGTGTACAAAGTTATCATTGATCGTTGCTACAAATTCAGTTCCTGAAAAGTCTACATCACAATTTGCTTCCTGCAATGCTTTGATAAATACTGCAGCACTTCCAAAGTTCTCTTTCCAGTTGATGAGTCCAAAATTAGCCTGAAGTATTTTCTCAGCATTTTTTTGACCTCTATCCACTCTTGCGATACCAAATGCCATAGGCTCTTTGTATCCTGCTTGCGAAGTAACATCTGTTACCAATTGTTTAAATGCGTCTGTACTTGTCACTGTTTCAATAGCCATTGAACTTCCTTTTATTGTTTCTCCATACTATATGGCAAAGCCACATAGTAATTCCTCTCACTTTTGGCTAAAGCCTTATGCAGAAAACCACTAAATGGTTTTTCGTAAAAGCTTCGCCTTTGGCGAGAAGAAACATAGAGTTATTTTTAAAAGCGATTATACTTGATTTTCTTTAACGTTTTGCACGGAGCGCATGATTTCAAACCAGTCTCTGGAAAAATGCTTCTTGATATAATCTTCATGATGTGGCACTGTACAACCACTGCAATCTTGATGGATAGCATCATCAGAGACAAACTGCGCACCATCTTTGGACTCGATACTACATCTGCTGTAGAGCACTTGATTCTCTTCTTTGAAAAGCCCATTATCATCAAAACGAAAGTTGGGGCAGGCACAGAGGTAGCAGTTCAGTTCCTCCATCTCATGACACTTTTTCTTGTCTTTATAGAGAAAACAGAAATCCGGTTCCTTTTCCACCATATTTTCAAATTTAAAGTATGCAATAACATCATCATCGCTCAAGGCTTCGAGTTTCTTCATGATATTCTTGTGTTTTTCTCCATGTGCTTCAAACCACTCACTGTAATTCATAGCCAACCTTTTTCTCAACATTCAATAGATAATTATACTTTTTTAGCCTAGATTATGCAATCGAATTACTAAAATTAGTGCAAGTGCTTGTGTTATGTGTGCTTGCAAGGAATTTGAGATTAACCCTTAGGTTAATCGATAAATCTTTATAAATGTCCATGACACAATGATTTGTGCTAGTTTAGTGATTTCTATCATATGATCTGGTCTTCACCAAAACTCTACAGTAGCACCTAAACTATATTGCTGTACAATCCGCCCATGAAACATCTTAGAGGCCACAATAAAAACTACTTTTCATTAGCCGTCATCGCCATGTACTCCACACTTTCAAAACTATGTTGGATCGACAGCAATTTTCAGTACCATAAAAAAGCCTTTATCTACCACGAGTACAAAACCTCTCCTCCTTGTTTATCCATTTTTTACTGATCAACGCACTATTACATACTAAATAAACAAGGACCAACCCATGACATTTAAGTCACTCAGCCTTATCACGGCTACACTATTATTAACGACACCAAACTATGCTGAAGAGTTAGAAAACATTACTATCACATCTACATCATTTGAGATCTCTGAACTTGATGCACCTTCAAGTGTAGACGTATATACACATGATGATATTGAAGCATCAAACTCTGATGATATCTTCCAGTTTCTCAATGAGCAAACCTCTGTGACGTCCATGCCATCTTATAGTAATCCATTTATCCAAAACCTTGATCTAAGAGGCTACGGTCTGGCAAACGGATATCAAAATATCGTGATCACCGTTGATGGAAGAAGAATGAACAACATTGATAACGTACCACAACTTTTATCGGCCATTCCATTAGAAGATATTGAACAGATAGAGATATTAAAGGGGGGCAGCAGTGTCAGGTACGGAGATGGTGCAAATGCCGGATCTATCAATATCATCACAAAAACAAATAGTAAAAATTATGTGAAATCCTATATGGGGTCTCAGGGAAGAAAATTTGGCGCCATCAATCTATCACATCAATTTGATAATTTGATCGTTAAGGGGTATATGGATTATTTTAAGTCAGATGGATTGAAACAAGATGAGAGATACAGCAAAAACAAATTTGTGAGTATGAAATACTTTCCAACGGATACTTTAGAACTTAGCTTAAAACGAAGCTTTGCAAAGATGCAGACAAAATATCCAAACCCTATCACATTGGATGATTTTAACAATAATATAGAAAAAGACAATGGTTTTAATGAACAATACTTATCTTCTTATGTGACCTCTATGGGGTTAACGTACGATATTACACCCAATTTATCATTAGATCTCAACTACAATGACGAAAATAAGAAAAGTGAATATATCAGTCCATACCCTGCAGTATTTCATTATAAGTATAAAAGTTTAGTATCACAATTAAAATATACAAATGAACAGACAAAGATCCTATTGGGGTTTGAACTCTTTAATGGAGATAGACAATCTACAACTGACACGACTTCCAAAGATAATCAGGCATTTTTCATTTCTGCAGCACACACTTATGACAAAAGTAGTATCAACATTGGCGCACGATATGAAAAAGTGACTTATAATCATACCCCAACCAGTGGTGCAGATTTTGACCAAAAAGAGTCACTACAAGGTTATAACCTTGGATACAATTACAAATTAAATAACACTCAATCACTTTTTGTCAATTTTGATAGAGCCTACCAAGCACCAAATATCGATAACTTCTTTGCATTTAACTGGAGTACTTTTGCGCTTGACTTTAATCCAGACATCAAACCAATGAAAACAGATACCCTAAGTGTTGGATTGAATGCCATTGATCCTAAAAACAAACTAAAGATCACCCTCTTTGGAACAAAACTAAAAGATGAGATCTACTATTACAACAGTGGTAGTTGGCTTACAAGCATCAATACCAATATCGATAAATCATACAAATATGGTTTAGAATTGTTTGACAAATACAATATCAATGAGAATTTCTACACTTCAGTAAACTATCGGTATGTTATTGCTAAAATTGATAGTGAAGATGAAGCAGATCATGCCTATGATGGAAAATATCTTCCAGGCGTTTCAAAACATAATGTCACACTGAATCTTGGAACAACATTTGGGAAGTTCTCTGGTGTATTATCCCATACCTATAAAAGCAAAGCGTATGCAAGTGATGACTTTGAGAACAATTTTTCTCAAAAACAAAAAGCATACAATAGTACAAACCTTTCACTCAAATATACATTGAGTCAATATGCAGAACTCTTTGCAAAAGCTGAAAATATCTTTGATCAGAAAAATGGTATTTGGATCAGTGATGATGTGATATACCCGATCAATTTTGAAACAATATACTACGCAGGTATAAAGGTAAAATTCTAAAATGAAAATTATCCCCTTATGGTTCATCCGGTACAAGTTCTTCAATTCCCTCTTTTTGGGATTGAGTGTGGGTGCTATATTTACACTTTATGCACCGCTTGAACCCTCTATCTATTCCATGGGGGGAGTATTGCTCGCAATGGGTATGCTGATCGTTGCAAGATTTTACCATACTATACTCAATGCAGAGTGGTTTTTCAGGATCTCACTCTTTGTAGAAGGTGTTTTACTCTTAGCCATGCTCTACTTTCTCTATGCTTCTTACAACTATCAAACCGCCCTGCTGCTTTACATCGGGTATCAGATCACGTTTGTTTTTGGCAATTATCTTATAAGAGCTGAAACACTTCTACTCAACACAGATATCCTCTTAACCAAACTCGATACAGTCAAACAGATAGGCTATCTTTTGGGTATGGGGCTCGCATATCTTTTTTACAAAACCCTTACACATTACGGTATAGACGATAACCAAACACAGGTCTATGACCTGCATTTTTTACTGATAGCTGTTGAGTTGGTTGTGATTGTTCTGATTATAAAAAGTTTTAAAAGAGTATAGAAAACTTCGTAGACAAAGTGGTTAACAGTTTCGCTTTTGTCTTTTGATCATCGCGGCAAGAAACATATACATCAGTATCCCATTGAGTAAAAAAAGTATCAGTAAGAATCCTTCATCCATATGTTTCTCCAGTTGCAGCCCCGTTAAAGAGTAAATGGCTTGAAATACCCCTAAAAAAAGTACTGTATTACGTGTATCTTCTGCAAAAAAGTGTCGCAGTATATGGTGAATATGGCATCTATCTGCAGAAAACATAGATCTCGCTTTGATCTTTCGACGCATCATCACTACCAATGTATCTAAGATGGGAATTGCTGCTATGAACAGTATGCTGACAGTAGGTAGATAAGCCAGTGACTTGATCGCCAATAGTGAGATCACAAACCCCAATGTCAAAGAACCGCTGTCTCCCATAAAAATGGAAGCCGGGTGCCAATTAAAGACAAGAAAGCCTAATAGTGCTGAGATAAATGCTCCAGACATCATCATCATAAACAGATCATCATAGGTGTACCCTACTACAAAAAAACTTCCAAGTATCACCATACTCACTGTAGCTGCAAGTCCATCAAGTCCATCTATCAGATTCATTGCATTGGTGAACCCGACCACGGCAAAGATGGTAAAAGGAAGTGCAAACCATCCCAATGAAAGTTCAAATCCAAAAAATACACCCAGATGATCGATCACAATATTGTCAAAATAAAGCAGCACAGTACTGACTATAATAATCAAGAATTTAGTGTTGGGTGAAGTATCACGATGATCATCCAGTAACCCCACGATAAAAACAAGTAAAACAGCTATACAGGTCGATGCATAAGAGAGTATCACATCAAAATAAAAAATAGGAAGTACCAAAGCGATCGCAAGATAAAACCCTATCCCCGCACCTCTTGGTGTATGATTCCTGTGTGTACTGCGCTCATTAGGCACATCTATCAAGCCCATCTCTGCGGCATAATGTTTCACCAAGCCGACCAAGAGCAAAGAGAGGATGAAGATGCCTACAAATACCATATACATCTGCATAACTATGCTCCGAGCGTATGGTTCAAGATCGTATTGTTTTCCCATACCTTTGCATATGCTTCACTCATGAATACATCATCCAGAAATTTCGTCTGTTTGAGATGATGTATATCCGAACCTAAGAAATCGATCATCCCATGTTTAGAGAGTATCTCTGCTTTTTTCTTAGCATCTTTGCCGTAGTGACCTCCCAGGGAATTCAGATCGAGCTGGAAAAGTACACCAAGCTCTTTAAACCTACCATACTCTTTGAGCGGATCGCTCACATAACGGTAACGTTCAGGATGTGCCATAAGTGGTATATACCCAGCAGCAGAAATTTCAAAGATCATCTCTTCGACCTGCAAAGGTTTAGTCACATACGAAGTTTCAAAAAGAAGGTATTTTCCATCAATACTCATCACTTCATCACTATGAAGTTGATCATAGAACCCTTCATCCAGATAATACTCTGCAGCAGCTTCTATCTCTATCTTAATACCCTCACCCTTGGCCGCCTCTCTTAAAGAGACCAATCCCTCCTTGATGATCTGAGGTGTATTGCGGTAGACATCTATCATGATATGCGGTGTGGTGATCACTTTCTCGTAACCCAGTGCCTCCATCCCTTTCAAAAGAGAGAGGCTCTCCTCCATACTTTGGGAACCATCATCGATTCCCGGAATGAAGTGTGAATGAAGATCTACTTTCAGCACAGGTCCTCTTTTTTTCTCTTTTGTTTTTTTAAAGAAAGGAAAGATCATTTCTCATCTTCTTCATAATATCCGTACCCATACCCATAACCGTAGCCATATCCGTGCCTCGACGTTTTCACATCATTGAGCACGATACTTAAACCACTGATCTCTTCTTTGGAAAGTTTTTCTATACTGTGCAAGAAACCTTTTTTAGAGTAATCTGCTCTAAGCAGATAGATACTGGTATCTGCAAAAGACATCAAAGTACGTGCATCCGTGACCAAACCTATCGGAGGGGTATCAAGGATGATCACATCATACACTTCTCTTAATTTTTCTAGTACCTTTTCCATCAAAGGACTCTGTATCAATTCACTTGGATTTGGCGGTACCGGTCCAGAAGTGATAATATCCAAGTTCTCATACTCAGTCTGCTGAATTACTTCTCCTAAAGCCGTATGACCTGAGAGTAAGGTACTCATACCTTTACTGTTTTGAAGCCCAAACTTCTCATGTAGTGTCGGTTTTCGCATATCAAGATTGAGTATGACGGTTTTCTTATCTGCCATACTCATGATCCCTCCCAGGTTGATACAGGTGGTGGTTTTCCCTTCTCCACCGATCGTTGAAGTGATGGCGATGACATGGGTACTCGTATTTCTCACCATAAACTGCAGGTTAGTACGTATATTTCTAAAAGATTCAGCTAAAGCTGATTTAGGGGAGGCAAATACCTGGACCGCACCATTAATTTCTTTCATATGCGGTATCTGTCCAAGTACAGGTACATCCGTCACTTTAGTGACATCTTCTTCCTCTTTGATGCGGTCATCCAGGAACTCTCTTAAAAAGGCAACAGCAATTCCAAGTATTAATCCTAATATCAACCCTACCAATACAATCATCTTGCGTTTAGGCTTAATAGGAGATTCCGGGTAAAGTGCCTTATCAATGATCCTGTTCTTACTGACCGTAGAGGCTTTGATGATCGCTGTCTCTGAGCGCTTCTCCAAAAGATAAGAGTAGATCTTCTCATTCACCACGAACTTACGCTGCAACTGCCCGTACATTCTCTCATCTGCAGGAAGTTGATTTAAAAGTTTCTGCTGCTCAGAGATAGATCGTTCAAGCAATGCCTTTTTCTCTTTAATACTTTGACTCATACTCTCGATCGTCATAAGTACATTCTTTTTAAGTTCTGCGATCACTCTTTTAAGTCTACGTACCTCAGGATACATTTCAGTTTTCGTTTCACGTAGGATTTTATGCTGAGCGATAACCTCATGAAGTTCTTTGAGCATAGCAGAAATTTGTGCCTGAACCATCACAAGCCCTGTAGCAGTAATACTCTCAGAATCCTGTCCCGACTTCATCTGTTTATAGAGTGTATTTAACATCTCATCTTCCATAGAGATCTCTGCCAGTTTCGTTTCAGATTCACTCATCTGTTTAAGGATATTTTCTGCTTTTGCACTTAAACTTACCGTATTTGAAGATTTTTTGAACTCTTCTAGTTTAATCGCCGAACCTTTAAGGTTTTCAGTGATGGCTTTCAACTGTTTATCGACAAAATCAAGTGTGCGTGTTGCCTCTTGTGTCTTTTTCTCTATATTTTGCTCAATATAGGCTTTAGCCAAAGCATTCGCAAACTCCTGAGCACGCAAGGCGACATTATCGCTATATGAGATCTCAAGGATAGTAGAATACCTGGAGAGTTGATCGACTCTGACACCTCTGGCAACATTTTTTGCCATATTTACAGGGTCCAATATTACAAAACGGTACTTTGTATCTTGCGGTTCTTTGGTTTTTACAATGTTCAGATGAAAATGTTCTGTCACGATCTCTTCGCCGTAAGGAAGCGTTTTATCATAACTCCATAAATTTCCATGCCTGTCTTTTGCCTCTTCCACGATCAAACGATAGTGCTTTTCATCAACCGGATAAAAGTCAAAAGAGATACCATACCCTTTGAGCATTCCCACTTGAAAGGGGCTCTCTTTATACAATTCGATCTCTTTGAATTTTCTGGTTGTGTAGTATTTATGGGTAAAATCTACCTCTTTGAGTGCTTTTTCAGTAAGAAATCTTGACTGTATGAGCTCCATCTCTGTAGCTGCATTCATGCTGCCTGATTCCATGGCCATTGCAAGTACATCCTGACCACTACTACTGTGTTTATCCAAACCTACTTCAACTGTGGCTGAAGCCTTATAGAGATTGGGTTGAAAATAGGCATAATAACTACTAGTACATCCAAATAGAATAACAAAAAGAAGAATCATTATTTTATAGCGATAAAGAGTTCTAAATATCTCTTTAATGTCTATCGTATCTTCTTCTATTTGCAAGCTGTCTCTGTTCATTCTTTTCCTTAGGTTCGTAAAGTATTCTAATCATTGGTGTTCTATATCTGGAAGATATAAGTGAAGTTCTCTTCGAGTCCTATTTCTGACCCAAAGAGAAAGGATTAAAAGTTATAAGTTATACCTGCAGTAATGGCATCTGTATCCACATCTTCCACTGTTCCATACCAAGTGCCACCCATACCGTTTGCGATACTGACAAAATCAACAAAGAATCCAATATCTTCTGAATAAGCATAATTTACACCTAGACCCCACTGGAATCCACTATCATCCACATCGATATCTTTGCCATCTATACCATCAACTGTCATACCACCAAACCCTAGCAATGCATATAGATTCCATTCTTCATTTACCGGGTATTGAGGTTTTGCATAGATACCCCATGTATCACTGTTAATGCTGTCTTCATCAAACATATAGGTTGAATAACGACCTTCTACCGCCATATACTCATTAAACTCATATCCAGCTAATACTAAAAGGTTTCCTGTTCTATCACGGTCTGAATGATTATTGAAAAAGTCTATAGAATCGGTCCCTGTACTTAGCCAGGCGAAACCAACACCCACATAGAAGTTCTTCTCTGCTTCTACAACTTCAACTACTGGTTCAATTGCTGGTTCAACCTCTTTCATGTCTCCGCCTGCAAATCCCAAACTACTTAACGCCGCAACTGCCCATACCGAAAGTACTATCTTTTTCATTCTTTTCCCTTGTGTTTTTAATACATAGATTATACTATTTTATGCTTTACTTAATAATTACATTGAACAGTAAGTTTACCTCATCTGAACCCACTACACAATATTAAGCCAGCATCATAGCTTAAAGATGTCATATTTATGTCATATATCCAAACTTTTCTCTTTATACTTAAAGCTTAACGCTTAGTACTTAACGCTATAATCCCCTATGCTAAGTAAAAATACAATCGTGCAACTCAATGATGATCTCAAGTTCCTGGTCGCCTGTTGCCAGACAGAACCATCTGTAGATGACAACAAATTTATCCTCTCTTATCTTAACGCTGAACGCTTTGACCTGAACGCTTTGATTAGTCTGGCTAATCAACATGGCGTGCTCCCTCTCGTATACAAAACCATGAAAAAAATCGTTGTAGATGACCCTAATTTCATTCAACATTTTCTCTCTGAGCTAAAACCATACTACATGTCTATTGTTCAAAGAAACATGTTAATGACAACTGAACTCATCAACATCATCAAACTGCTCAGAGAGAACCAGATGGAAGCTATTGCCTTTAAAGGTCCCACCCTTTCTCAAAAAGCATATGGCGATATCACGTTACGACAATTTGGTGATCTGGATATACTCATAAAGAGGTCAGATGTTTCTACAATGATCGGTCTATTGATAGCAGAAGGCTATGTACCTCAGCTTGAGCTGGATACAAAATTAAAAGAGACTTTTCTTAATGCATTGAATGTTATTGGTTTTTACAAAAACACTTCAAATATACTTATAGAAGTACACTGGGAGTTACTCTCAAAAAACTATGCTATAGCGTGGGATGAAGATGCACTTTGGGGTCAAAAGAGAGAGAGTATAACTATTAATAAATTCAGCCTTCAAGTGCTCCCCTGTGAGGAGCAACTTCTTTATCTCTGCACCCATGGTTCCAAACATCTCTTTGAACGTCTTGAATGGATTTGCGACATTGACAGATACATCAAAGTTAATCCCGATATCAACTGGACATACCTGCTCAATGAAGCTAAAAAACGTGGTATCAAACGTATGCTCTATCTCGGATTGACACTCTGTCAACATTTCTTTAGACTAGAACTCCCAGAATTAATCGAAGAAAATATAAAACAGGATAAAAAACTGTCTGAACTCATATCCAAAGTTATTAAATCTAATTTTTCAGAAACTTCAAAAGAGGGGAAAAACTATAGTTATTTAATGCTAATCTGGAACTTGAGAGAAAATCTCCCTGACAAATTTCGCTTTACATGGTATGCATTTTTCGCACCA from Sulfurovum xiamenensis encodes:
- a CDS encoding nucleotidyltransferase domain-containing protein, producing the protein MQLNDDLKFLVACCQTEPSVDDNKFILSYLNAERFDLNALISLANQHGVLPLVYKTMKKIVVDDPNFIQHFLSELKPYYMSIVQRNMLMTTELINIIKLLRENQMEAIAFKGPTLSQKAYGDITLRQFGDLDILIKRSDVSTMIGLLIAEGYVPQLELDTKLKETFLNALNVIGFYKNTSNILIEVHWELLSKNYAIAWDEDALWGQKRESITINKFSLQVLPCEEQLLYLCTHGSKHLFERLEWICDIDRYIKVNPDINWTYLLNEAKKRGIKRMLYLGLTLCQHFFRLELPELIEENIKQDKKLSELISKVIKSNFSETSKEGKNYSYLMLIWNLRENLPDKFRFTWYAFFAPQFDDFKFIQLPNYLAFLYPLVRQFRLIKKYIQR
- a CDS encoding glycosyltransferase family 4 protein — protein: MQMYMVFVGIFILSLLLVGLVKHYAAEMGLIDVPNERSTHRNHTPRGAGIGFYLAIALVLPIFYFDVILSYASTCIAVLLVFIVGLLDDHRDTSPNTKFLIIIVSTVLLYFDNIVIDHLGVFFGFELSLGWFALPFTIFAVVGFTNAMNLIDGLDGLAATVSMVILGSFFVVGYTYDDLFMMMMSGAFISALLGFLVFNWHPASIFMGDSGSLTLGFVISLLAIKSLAYLPTVSILFIAAIPILDTLVVMMRRKIKARSMFSADRCHIHHILRHFFAEDTRNTVLFLGVFQAIYSLTGLQLEKHMDEGFLLILFLLNGILMYMFLAAMIKRQKRNC
- a CDS encoding tyrosine-protein phosphatase, with the protein product MIFPFFKKTKEKKRGPVLKVDLHSHFIPGIDDGSQSMEESLSLLKGMEALGYEKVITTPHIMIDVYRNTPQIIKEGLVSLREAAKGEGIKIEIEAAAEYYLDEGFYDQLHSDEVMSIDGKYLLFETSYVTKPLQVEEMIFEISAAGYIPLMAHPERYRYVSDPLKEYGRFKELGVLFQLDLNSLGGHYGKDAKKKAEILSKHGMIDFLGSDIHHLKQTKFLDDVFMSEAYAKVWENNTILNHTLGA
- a CDS encoding TonB-dependent receptor plug domain-containing protein, with amino-acid sequence MTFKSLSLITATLLLTTPNYAEELENITITSTSFEISELDAPSSVDVYTHDDIEASNSDDIFQFLNEQTSVTSMPSYSNPFIQNLDLRGYGLANGYQNIVITVDGRRMNNIDNVPQLLSAIPLEDIEQIEILKGGSSVRYGDGANAGSINIITKTNSKNYVKSYMGSQGRKFGAINLSHQFDNLIVKGYMDYFKSDGLKQDERYSKNKFVSMKYFPTDTLELSLKRSFAKMQTKYPNPITLDDFNNNIEKDNGFNEQYLSSYVTSMGLTYDITPNLSLDLNYNDENKKSEYISPYPAVFHYKYKSLVSQLKYTNEQTKILLGFELFNGDRQSTTDTTSKDNQAFFISAAHTYDKSSINIGARYEKVTYNHTPTSGADFDQKESLQGYNLGYNYKLNNTQSLFVNFDRAYQAPNIDNFFAFNWSTFALDFNPDIKPMKTDTLSVGLNAIDPKNKLKITLFGTKLKDEIYYYNSGSWLTSINTNIDKSYKYGLELFDKYNINENFYTSVNYRYVIAKIDSEDEADHAYDGKYLPGVSKHNVTLNLGTTFGKFSGVLSHTYKSKAYASDDFENNFSQKQKAYNSTNLSLKYTLSQYAELFAKAENIFDQKNGIWISDDVIYPINFETIYYAGIKVKF
- a CDS encoding GumC family protein produces the protein MNRDSLQIEEDTIDIKEIFRTLYRYKIMILLFVILFGCTSSYYAYFQPNLYKASATVEVGLDKHSSSGQDVLAMAMESGSMNAATEMELIQSRFLTEKALKEVDFTHKYYTTRKFKEIELYKESPFQVGMLKGYGISFDFYPVDEKHYRLIVEEAKDRHGNLWSYDKTLPYGEEIVTEHFHLNIVKTKEPQDTKYRFVILDPVNMAKNVARGVRVDQLSRYSTILEISYSDNVALRAQEFANALAKAYIEQNIEKKTQEATRTLDFVDKQLKAITENLKGSAIKLEEFKKSSNTVSLSAKAENILKQMSESETKLAEISMEDEMLNTLYKQMKSGQDSESITATGLVMVQAQISAMLKELHEVIAQHKILRETKTEMYPEVRRLKRVIAELKKNVLMTIESMSQSIKEKKALLERSISEQQKLLNQLPADERMYGQLQRKFVVNEKIYSYLLEKRSETAIIKASTVSKNRIIDKALYPESPIKPKRKMIVLVGLILGLILGIAVAFLREFLDDRIKEEEDVTKVTDVPVLGQIPHMKEINGAVQVFASPKSALAESFRNIRTNLQFMVRNTSTHVIAITSTIGGEGKTTTCINLGGIMSMADKKTVILNLDMRKPTLHEKFGLQNSKGMSTLLSGHTALGEVIQQTEYENLDIITSGPVPPNPSELIQSPLMEKVLEKLREVYDVIILDTPPIGLVTDARTLMSFADTSIYLLRADYSKKGFLHSIEKLSKEEISGLSIVLNDVKTSRHGYGYGYGYGYGYYEEDEK
- a CDS encoding porin family protein, with amino-acid sequence MKKIVLSVWAVAALSSLGFAGGDMKEVEPAIEPVVEVVEAEKNFYVGVGFAWLSTGTDSIDFFNNHSDRDRTGNLLVLAGYEFNEYMAVEGRYSTYMFDEDSINSDTWGIYAKPQYPVNEEWNLYALLGFGGMTVDGIDGKDIDVDDSGFQWGLGVNYAYSEDIGFFVDFVSIANGMGGTWYGTVEDVDTDAITAGITYNF